A window of Salmo trutta chromosome 31, fSalTru1.1, whole genome shotgun sequence contains these coding sequences:
- the LOC115169742 gene encoding E3 ubiquitin-protein ligase RNF152 → MESPSQQESILDCQISQQDSMLECQICFNYYSLWRRPKLLDCQHTCCSVCLTQMRMSQSELRCPWCRSVTTLPPGVSVSQLLDDPDTMAIISVPYTPVFIRLPCNAYLPVEHHERATGMEEEHGMREWEEGSCKSAFGTRFCLVVVVVFVLLLLVYIILHSMTCNSERFTMISCG, encoded by the coding sequence ATGGAATCTCCCTCACAACAAGAATCCATTCTAGATTGTCAGATCTCACAACAAGACTCCATGTTAGAATGTCAGATCTGTTTCAACTATTACAGTTTGTGGCGTAGGCCCAAGCTCCTGGACTGCCAGCACACCTGCTGCTCAGTGTGCTTGACCCAGATGAGGATGAGCCAGAGTGAGCTGCGCTGCCCCTGGTGTCGCTCTGTCACCACTCTGCCCCCAGGGGTCTCTGTCTCCCAACTCCTAGATGACCCGGACACTATGGCCATCATCTCTGTCCCATACACACCTGTCTTCATACGGCTGCCATGTAACGCCTACCTTCCAGTAGAACACCATGAGAGGGCtacagggatggaggaggaacaTGGGATGAGGGAATGGGAGGAAGGTAGTTGTAAGAGCGCATTTGGGACTAGGTTCTGCTTAGTGGTTGTTGTGGTATTTGTCCTACTCTTACTCGTGTACATTATACTGCACAGCATGACCTGCAACTCAGAACGGTTCACCATGATATCCTGTGGCTGA